The following proteins are encoded in a genomic region of Amycolatopsis sulphurea:
- the leuS gene encoding leucine--tRNA ligase produces the protein MTGSSETGTAQSRAGEEHTPPFRYTAELAGQIEQRWQDHWSDHGTYHAPNPVGPLAEDGEPAGSDKLFVQDMFPYPSGSGLHVGHPLGYIGTDVYARYHRMIGRNVLHTLGYDAFGLPAEQYAVQTGTHPRVTTEQNIATMRRQLRRLGLGHDERRSIETIDPDYYRWTQWIFLQIFNSYYDEDARKARPIGELEKAYANGARATPDGRAWGELSQVEQRKIIDGHRLVYISEAPVNWAPGLGTVVANEEVTSDGRSDRGNFPVFRKNLRQWMMRITAYADRLVDDLDLLDWPEKVKSMQRNWVGRSQGARVSFPAGGEKIEVFTTRPDTLFGATYMVIAPEHPLVAKLTAAQWPGEHPQSWTGGAATPAEAIAAYRSAAARKSDLDRQENKEKTGVFTGTYAVNPVNGTEIPVFVGDYVLMGYGTGAIMAVPAQDQRDYDFAKKFELDIIRTVDPGPDFDGEAFTGEGLAINSANDSVSLDGMGVADAKKTIIAWLEDRGAGEGTVQYKLRDWLFARQRYWGEPFPIVYDENGLPIALPEDQLPVVLPEVEDYSPKTFDPDDADSEPSPPLSRATDWVEVTLDLGDGPKKYRRDTNVMPQWAGSCWYQLRYVDPTNPDVFCAPENEAYWMGPRPAEHGVDDPGGVDLYVGGVEHAVLHLLYSRFWHKVLYDLGHVSSREPYRRLYNQGYIEAFAYTDERGVYVAADEVVERDGKFFLGDQPVRQEYGKMGKSLKNVVTPDEMSQAYGADTFRLYEMSMGPLDMSRPWATKDVVGAHRFLQRLWRLLVDEQSGELRVSADEATEADRKLLHRTIAGVREDYAEMRFNTAGAKLIELNNHLTKAYGAAAATPRELAEPLVLLLAPLAPHVAEELWHRLGHVDSLVHGPFPVVDEKYLADDAVEYPVQVNGKVRARITVPADAAGEAVQAAALAEEKIAALVGDKTPRKVIVVPGRLVNIVL, from the coding sequence ATGACAGGGTCCAGTGAGACCGGCACGGCCCAGAGCCGGGCGGGCGAGGAGCACACCCCGCCGTTCCGCTACACCGCGGAACTGGCCGGGCAGATCGAGCAGCGCTGGCAGGACCACTGGTCCGACCACGGCACCTATCACGCGCCGAACCCGGTCGGGCCGCTCGCCGAGGACGGCGAACCGGCGGGCTCGGACAAGCTGTTCGTGCAGGACATGTTCCCCTACCCGTCCGGTTCCGGCCTGCACGTCGGGCATCCGCTCGGCTACATCGGCACCGACGTGTACGCGCGCTACCACCGGATGATCGGCCGGAACGTGCTGCACACGCTGGGCTACGACGCGTTCGGCCTGCCCGCCGAGCAGTACGCGGTGCAGACCGGCACGCATCCGCGCGTCACCACCGAGCAGAACATCGCCACCATGCGCCGTCAGCTGCGGCGGCTGGGGCTCGGCCACGACGAGCGTCGCTCGATCGAGACCATCGACCCGGACTACTACCGCTGGACGCAGTGGATCTTCCTGCAGATCTTCAACTCCTACTACGACGAGGACGCGCGCAAGGCCCGCCCGATCGGGGAGCTGGAGAAGGCCTACGCGAACGGCGCGCGGGCGACTCCGGACGGCCGGGCGTGGGGCGAGCTGAGCCAGGTCGAGCAGCGCAAGATCATCGACGGCCATCGGCTGGTCTACATCTCCGAGGCGCCGGTGAACTGGGCGCCCGGGCTGGGCACCGTGGTGGCCAACGAGGAGGTGACCTCCGACGGCCGCAGTGATCGCGGGAACTTCCCGGTGTTCCGCAAGAACCTGCGCCAGTGGATGATGCGGATCACCGCCTACGCCGACCGCCTGGTCGACGACCTGGACCTGCTGGACTGGCCGGAGAAGGTCAAGTCCATGCAGCGCAACTGGGTCGGCCGCTCGCAGGGCGCGCGGGTGTCCTTCCCCGCCGGGGGCGAGAAGATCGAGGTCTTCACGACCCGGCCGGACACCCTGTTCGGCGCCACCTACATGGTGATCGCGCCGGAGCACCCGCTGGTGGCGAAGCTGACCGCGGCGCAGTGGCCGGGCGAGCACCCGCAGAGCTGGACCGGCGGCGCGGCGACTCCCGCCGAGGCGATCGCCGCCTACCGCTCCGCCGCGGCCCGCAAGTCCGATCTGGACCGCCAGGAGAACAAGGAGAAGACCGGCGTCTTCACCGGCACCTACGCGGTGAACCCCGTCAACGGCACCGAGATCCCGGTCTTCGTCGGCGACTACGTGCTGATGGGCTACGGCACCGGCGCGATCATGGCGGTGCCCGCGCAGGACCAGCGGGACTACGACTTCGCCAAGAAGTTCGAGCTGGACATCATCCGCACCGTCGACCCCGGCCCGGACTTCGACGGCGAGGCGTTCACCGGCGAGGGCCTGGCGATCAACTCGGCCAACGATTCGGTGAGCCTCGACGGCATGGGCGTCGCCGACGCGAAGAAGACGATCATCGCCTGGCTGGAGGACCGCGGCGCGGGCGAGGGCACCGTGCAGTACAAGCTGCGCGACTGGCTGTTCGCCCGGCAGCGTTACTGGGGCGAGCCGTTCCCGATCGTCTACGACGAGAACGGGCTGCCGATCGCGCTGCCCGAGGACCAGCTGCCGGTGGTGCTGCCCGAGGTCGAGGACTACTCGCCGAAGACCTTCGACCCCGACGACGCCGATTCCGAGCCCTCCCCACCGCTGTCGCGGGCCACCGACTGGGTCGAGGTCACCCTGGACCTCGGCGACGGGCCGAAGAAGTACCGCCGCGACACCAACGTGATGCCGCAGTGGGCCGGCTCGTGCTGGTACCAGCTGCGCTATGTCGACCCGACGAATCCCGACGTGTTCTGCGCGCCGGAGAACGAGGCCTACTGGATGGGCCCGCGTCCGGCCGAGCACGGGGTGGACGACCCGGGTGGTGTCGACCTGTACGTCGGCGGCGTCGAGCATGCCGTGCTGCACCTGCTGTACTCCCGGTTCTGGCACAAGGTGCTGTACGACCTGGGGCACGTGTCGTCGAGGGAGCCGTACCGGCGGCTGTACAACCAGGGTTACATCGAGGCGTTCGCCTACACCGATGAGCGCGGCGTGTACGTGGCGGCGGACGAGGTTGTCGAGCGCGACGGCAAGTTCTTCCTGGGTGACCAGCCGGTCCGCCAGGAATACGGGAAAATGGGCAAGAGCCTGAAGAACGTCGTCACGCCGGACGAGATGTCGCAGGCGTACGGCGCGGACACCTTCCGGCTGTACGAGATGTCCATGGGCCCGTTGGACATGTCCCGTCCGTGGGCGACCAAGGACGTGGTCGGTGCGCACCGGTTCCTGCAGCGGTTGTGGCGGCTGCTCGTCGACGAGCAGTCCGGTGAGCTGCGGGTCAGCGCCGACGAGGCGACCGAGGCGGACCGGAAGCTGTTGCACCGCACCATCGCCGGGGTTCGTGAGGACTACGCGGAGATGCGGTTCAACACCGCGGGCGCGAAGCTGATCGAGCTGAACAACCACCTGACCAAGGCCTACGGCGCGGCCGCGGCGACCCCGCGGGAGCTGGCCGAACCGCTGGTCCTGCTGCTGGCTCCGCTGGCCCCGCACGTCGCCGAGGAGCTGTGGCACCGGCTGGGGCACGTGGACTCGCTGGTGCACGGCCCGTTCCCGGTGGTCGACGAGAAGTACCTGGCCGACGACGCGGTCGAGTACCCGGTCCAGGTCAACGGCAAGGTCCGTGCCCGCATCACGGTGCCCGCGGACGCGGCGGGCGAGGCGGTACAGGCCGCCGCGCTGGCCGAGGAGAAGATCGCGGCGCTGGTCGGGGACAAGACTCCGCGCAAGGTGATCGTGGTGCCGGGCCGGCTGGTCAACATCGTGCTGTAG
- a CDS encoding ABC transporter ATP-binding protein — MLHVQELVKVYGGRRVVDTVSFALQPGTVTAFLGPNGAGKSTTLRMICGLTAPTSGSATIAGRRYGQWSNPAHVAGVLLDASAVHPGRTGRHHLRNAAKLMRLPVARVDQVLAEVGLTDAANRRIGKYSLGMRQRLGIAQALLTAPPMLILDEPINGLDPDGIRATRQLLRGYAARGGTVLLSSHVLSEVDQTADRVVMIGHGRVVADGPLESFAGPARTLIRTTDPARLGSALHQARLEARPDGPDGMSVAAPLRQVSDLAFGARVQVLELREEQQNLEELFFRLTGGGR, encoded by the coding sequence GTGCTGCACGTCCAGGAGCTGGTGAAGGTCTACGGCGGCCGTCGCGTGGTCGACACCGTGTCGTTCGCGTTGCAGCCGGGCACGGTCACCGCGTTCCTCGGCCCGAACGGCGCCGGCAAGTCCACCACGCTGCGGATGATCTGCGGGCTCACCGCCCCGACCTCGGGCAGCGCCACGATCGCCGGGCGCCGGTACGGGCAGTGGTCCAATCCGGCGCACGTGGCCGGAGTCCTGCTCGACGCGTCGGCGGTACATCCCGGCCGCACCGGAAGGCACCACCTGCGCAACGCCGCGAAGCTGATGCGGCTGCCCGTGGCCAGGGTCGACCAGGTGCTCGCGGAGGTCGGCCTCACCGACGCGGCGAACCGGCGGATCGGCAAGTACAGCCTCGGCATGCGGCAGCGGCTCGGCATCGCGCAGGCACTGCTGACCGCCCCGCCGATGCTCATCCTCGACGAGCCGATCAACGGGCTCGACCCGGACGGGATCCGCGCCACCCGGCAGCTGCTGCGCGGTTACGCGGCCCGCGGCGGGACCGTGCTGCTGTCCAGCCACGTGCTGTCCGAAGTGGACCAAACCGCGGACCGGGTGGTGATGATCGGGCACGGCCGGGTGGTCGCGGACGGCCCGCTGGAGAGCTTCGCCGGCCCGGCCCGCACGCTGATCCGCACCACCGACCCCGCCCGGCTGGGCAGCGCGCTGCACCAGGCCCGGCTGGAGGCACGCCCGGACGGCCCGGACGGAATGTCCGTGGCCGCACCACTGCGGCAGGTCTCCGACCTCGCGTTCGGCGCCCGCGTGCAGGTACTGGAACTGCGCGAGGAACAACAGAATCTGGAAGAACTCTTCTTCCGGCTCACCGGAGGTGGCCGATGA
- a CDS encoding ribokinase, giving the protein MSAVLVVGSANADLVVPVDRRPAGGETVLGGDTVVSPGGKGANTAVAAARLGADVALLGAVGDDDHGRLLRASLADAGVSARYLRTVDRPTGVAYITVTPDGENSILVSPGANSALAPGDLTEDVFDGALVVVLSLEVPLPTVESAVARAAEKGVQVLVNLSPAARLSAETLAALDVLLVNEHEAGYLLGADDADPRKLLELGTRAAVVTRGAAGAVVIDSDMSTVVESPRVTAVDTTGAGDAFAGALAAALAEGVDLVEAARRAVRVAAISVTRHGAQPSYPTAAELGVG; this is encoded by the coding sequence ATGAGCGCTGTGCTGGTGGTCGGTTCCGCGAACGCCGATCTGGTGGTACCGGTCGACCGCCGGCCCGCGGGCGGCGAGACGGTGCTGGGCGGCGACACCGTGGTGTCCCCTGGTGGCAAGGGTGCGAACACCGCCGTCGCGGCCGCGCGGCTCGGCGCGGACGTCGCCCTCCTCGGTGCGGTCGGGGATGACGACCACGGCCGGTTGCTGCGTGCGTCGCTGGCCGATGCCGGGGTCAGCGCACGGTATTTACGGACCGTTGACCGGCCGACCGGTGTCGCCTACATCACAGTCACTCCGGACGGCGAGAACTCGATTCTCGTCTCCCCCGGCGCCAATTCGGCGCTGGCGCCCGGTGACCTGACCGAGGACGTGTTCGACGGTGCCCTCGTCGTGGTCCTGTCGCTGGAAGTGCCGCTGCCCACAGTCGAAAGTGCGGTCGCCCGTGCCGCTGAGAAGGGCGTGCAGGTCCTGGTGAATCTCTCGCCGGCCGCGCGGCTATCCGCCGAAACGCTGGCCGCGCTGGACGTGCTGCTGGTCAACGAGCACGAAGCCGGTTACCTGCTCGGCGCGGACGACGCCGATCCGCGCAAGCTCCTCGAACTCGGCACGCGTGCCGCTGTGGTCACGCGTGGTGCCGCCGGAGCCGTCGTGATCGATAGCGATATGTCGACAGTGGTGGAGTCTCCTCGGGTGACTGCGGTGGACACGACCGGCGCCGGCGATGCGTTCGCCGGCGCGCTGGCCGCCGCGCTCGCCGAGGGGGTCGATCTGGTCGAAGCCGCCCGGCGTGCGGTGCGCGTGGCCGCGATCAGCGTGACCCGGCACGGTGCGCAGCCCTCCTATCCGACGGCCGCCGAGCTGGGCGTGGGATAG
- the ptsP gene encoding phosphoenolpyruvate--protein phosphotransferase: protein MSETAAEPTPPSSPLTGVAVSPGRASGPVVRVAEGLGEPASTPEPADPEAEAARIEPAAQAVAARLEAQAEAATGEAATILVTTAAMAADPALVTQAHQLVTARKIPAARAVYQAAEGFAEALAAAGGYLAERVRDVRDVRDRIVAELLGVAPPGVPELTSPSVLVARDLAPADTAGLDPAKVLALVTEEGGPTSHTAILARALGIPAVVAVRGLLALDAAALAVDGDGGVVEVADPAAPVVTAVAAGPAEWNGVGATSDGHPVKVYGNVGSAADAQAAADAGAEGVGLFRTEFCYLDAAAEPSVEEQQKAYTAVLSPFRGKPVIVRTLDAGADKPLAFLSPEAEPNPALGVRGLRVAFDRPEVLDRQLAAIAGAAEESGAQVSVMAPMVATAEEAAWFAERVRAAGIARAGVMIEIPAAALSAREILSVVDFVSVGTNDLAQYTFAADRQLGAVAKLNDPWQPGLLRLLKPIGDAAAATGKPAGVCGEAAADPRLALVLAGLGLTSLSMNAPAVRAVGAALATVSLAEARDLATAALAAPDPAAARQAVANALASGISRRAPAAGAG from the coding sequence ATGTCTGAGACTGCTGCCGAGCCGACGCCACCGAGTTCGCCGCTGACCGGGGTCGCGGTCAGCCCGGGCCGGGCGAGCGGGCCGGTGGTGCGGGTCGCCGAAGGACTCGGGGAGCCCGCGAGCACCCCCGAACCCGCCGATCCCGAGGCCGAGGCGGCCCGGATCGAACCCGCCGCGCAGGCCGTGGCCGCGCGGCTGGAGGCGCAGGCGGAGGCCGCCACCGGTGAGGCCGCGACGATCCTCGTCACGACCGCCGCGATGGCCGCCGACCCGGCACTGGTCACGCAGGCTCACCAGCTGGTGACGGCACGGAAAATTCCCGCGGCCCGCGCCGTCTACCAGGCTGCCGAAGGATTCGCCGAAGCACTGGCGGCCGCCGGCGGGTACCTGGCCGAGCGCGTTCGCGACGTCCGGGACGTGCGTGACCGGATCGTCGCCGAGTTGCTCGGCGTCGCCCCGCCAGGGGTGCCCGAGCTGACTTCGCCGAGCGTGCTCGTCGCGCGCGATCTGGCCCCCGCGGACACGGCCGGGCTCGACCCCGCCAAGGTGCTCGCCCTGGTCACCGAGGAGGGCGGCCCGACCAGTCACACCGCGATTCTCGCCCGTGCGCTGGGAATTCCGGCGGTGGTCGCGGTCCGCGGTCTCCTCGCGCTGGATGCCGCGGCGCTCGCGGTGGACGGTGATGGCGGGGTGGTCGAGGTCGCAGACCCGGCCGCGCCGGTCGTCACCGCCGTTGCCGCCGGCCCGGCCGAGTGGAACGGCGTCGGCGCGACTTCCGACGGGCATCCGGTGAAGGTCTACGGCAACGTCGGCTCCGCCGCCGACGCGCAGGCCGCCGCGGACGCGGGTGCGGAGGGCGTCGGCCTGTTCCGCACCGAGTTCTGTTACTTGGACGCGGCAGCCGAGCCGTCCGTCGAGGAACAGCAAAAGGCTTACACCGCAGTGCTTTCGCCGTTCCGCGGCAAGCCGGTGATCGTGCGCACGCTCGATGCCGGTGCGGACAAGCCGCTCGCCTTCCTGTCGCCGGAGGCCGAACCCAACCCGGCGCTCGGGGTGCGCGGCCTGCGGGTGGCCTTCGACCGGCCGGAGGTGCTCGACCGGCAGCTCGCGGCGATCGCCGGGGCCGCGGAGGAATCCGGCGCGCAGGTCTCGGTGATGGCGCCGATGGTGGCCACGGCCGAGGAGGCCGCCTGGTTCGCCGAACGCGTCCGCGCGGCGGGGATCGCCCGCGCCGGAGTGATGATCGAGATCCCGGCCGCGGCGTTGTCCGCGCGGGAGATCCTGTCGGTGGTCGATTTCGTCTCCGTCGGCACGAACGACCTCGCCCAGTACACCTTCGCCGCGGACCGTCAGCTCGGCGCGGTGGCGAAGCTGAACGACCCGTGGCAGCCCGGGTTGCTGCGGCTGCTGAAGCCGATCGGCGACGCGGCGGCCGCGACCGGCAAGCCGGCCGGCGTGTGCGGCGAAGCCGCCGCCGACCCGCGGCTCGCGCTGGTGCTGGCCGGGCTCGGGCTCACCAGCCTGTCGATGAACGCGCCCGCCGTCCGCGCCGTCGGTGCCGCTTTGGCGACCGTGTCGCTGGCCGAGGCCCGCGACCTCGCCACCGCCGCCCTCGCTGCTCCCGACCCCGCCGCCGCCCGCCAAGCCGTCGCCAACGCGCTGGCCTCGGGAATCAGCCGAAGAGCCCCCGCCGCGGGTGCCGGATGA
- a CDS encoding DUF1707 SHOCT-like domain-containing protein, translating to MSEEETTAAAPETRTVTARDIRVSDDEREHVVGVLQKAIGQGMLTLDEFTERTDVALASRTRGELNTVLADLPGLVHPAAAPVPQQSYGALPDYAPGQRLELNAKYSSLERSGPWVVPPLLVVHNKYGSTKLDFTQARVSTPAVQIELDSKWGSVELIIPREAAIDYNAITEIKFGSLDDKTGTNGGPGTPRYVVTGRIIGGSLVIRHPRRGLFG from the coding sequence ATGAGCGAGGAAGAGACGACCGCCGCGGCACCCGAGACCAGGACGGTGACCGCACGCGACATCCGGGTGTCCGATGACGAGCGCGAGCACGTGGTCGGGGTCCTGCAGAAGGCGATCGGGCAGGGCATGCTCACCCTCGACGAGTTCACCGAGCGCACCGACGTGGCGCTGGCCTCGCGCACCCGCGGCGAGCTGAACACCGTGCTCGCCGATCTGCCCGGCCTGGTGCACCCGGCCGCGGCGCCGGTGCCCCAGCAGTCCTACGGCGCGCTGCCCGACTACGCGCCCGGTCAGCGGCTGGAGCTGAACGCGAAGTACTCCTCGCTGGAGCGCAGCGGTCCGTGGGTGGTGCCGCCCTTGCTCGTGGTGCACAACAAGTACGGCAGCACCAAGCTCGATTTCACGCAGGCCAGGGTGTCCACCCCGGCGGTGCAGATCGAACTCGACTCGAAGTGGGGTTCGGTCGAGCTGATCATCCCGCGGGAGGCGGCGATCGACTACAACGCGATCACCGAGATCAAGTTCGGCTCGCTCGACGACAAGACCGGCACCAACGGCGGCCCCGGCACCCCGCGGTACGTCGTCACCGGCCGGATCATCGGTGGCTCGCTGGTCATCCGGCACCCGCGGCGGGGGCTCTTCGGCTGA
- a CDS encoding response regulator — MTERTISVMVVDDHPIWRDGVARDLAEHGFEVRATAPDAPSAVRIARTVRPDVVLMDLNLGETSGVVATGEITSAVPETRVLVLSASGAQSDVLEAVKAGASGYLVKSASAAELVDAVRRTAEGVPVFTAGLAGLVLGEYRRMAEAPAGVPEPPRLTERETDVLRLVAKGLTARQIAERLVLSHRTVENHVQSTLRKLQLHNRVELARYAIEHGLDQ; from the coding sequence ATGACGGAGCGGACGATCTCGGTGATGGTCGTGGACGACCATCCGATCTGGCGCGACGGCGTGGCCCGCGACCTGGCCGAGCACGGATTCGAGGTGCGGGCCACCGCCCCGGACGCGCCGTCGGCCGTGCGCATCGCCCGTACCGTGCGCCCGGATGTGGTGCTGATGGACCTCAATCTCGGCGAGACGTCCGGGGTGGTGGCGACCGGGGAGATCACCTCCGCGGTGCCGGAGACCCGGGTGCTGGTGCTCTCGGCCAGCGGCGCGCAAAGCGACGTGCTGGAGGCGGTGAAGGCGGGCGCGTCGGGCTACCTGGTGAAATCGGCGTCCGCCGCGGAGCTGGTGGACGCGGTGCGCCGGACCGCCGAAGGAGTTCCGGTGTTCACCGCCGGGCTGGCCGGGCTCGTGCTCGGCGAGTACCGGCGGATGGCCGAGGCCCCGGCGGGTGTGCCGGAACCGCCCCGGCTCACCGAACGCGAGACCGACGTGCTGCGCCTGGTCGCGAAGGGGCTGACCGCCCGGCAGATCGCCGAGCGGCTGGTGCTCTCGCACCGCACGGTGGAGAACCACGTGCAGTCCACGCTGCGGAAGCTCCAGCTGCACAACCGCGTGGAACTCGCCCGGTACGCGATCGAGCACGGTCTCGACCAGTAG
- the macS gene encoding MacS family sensor histidine kinase: protein MSAPLVRDPATPLWRGVVVLRVMTWAFAAGVVIVHRADFNRLWLAWTVISAMGAWTVLSSLAYVRENGRSRRLVVLDVALTTVLMLTSPWVLSEAQYAHTAPLITTVWAAVGPLAAATRFGARGGVVAGLVVAVGTGLARENFDLDVFRDGLLLCASSLLVGMAATLARSSAEALARALRTEAATAERERLARSIHDSVLQVLAHVRRRGLEAGGEAAELAKLAGEQEIALRALVSSEPGRAGDGGTADLRSALQLLATTSVQVSAPAGAVDLPAHLSAELVAVTREALSNVEKHAGPAARAWVLLEDLGDEVVVSIRDDGSGIEPDRLARAAAEGRLGVAKSIRRRMADLGGTALLDSAPGRGTEWEVRVRKDGGR from the coding sequence GTGAGCGCGCCTCTCGTCCGAGACCCGGCCACGCCGTTGTGGCGCGGGGTGGTCGTTCTCCGGGTGATGACCTGGGCGTTCGCAGCCGGTGTGGTGATCGTGCACCGCGCGGACTTCAACCGGCTGTGGCTGGCTTGGACGGTCATCAGCGCGATGGGTGCCTGGACTGTCCTGTCGAGCCTCGCGTACGTGCGGGAGAACGGCCGAAGCCGGCGGCTGGTCGTACTCGACGTCGCGCTCACCACGGTCTTGATGCTCACTTCGCCGTGGGTTCTTTCCGAAGCGCAGTACGCCCATACAGCGCCGTTGATCACCACTGTGTGGGCGGCAGTCGGCCCGCTCGCCGCAGCCACCCGCTTCGGTGCGCGAGGCGGCGTCGTGGCCGGCCTGGTGGTCGCAGTCGGCACCGGCTTGGCACGAGAGAACTTCGACCTCGATGTCTTCCGCGACGGCCTGCTGTTGTGCGCGAGTAGTTTGCTCGTCGGCATGGCGGCCACGCTCGCCCGAAGCTCCGCGGAAGCGCTCGCTCGCGCTCTACGCACCGAAGCGGCCACTGCGGAGCGAGAACGGCTCGCGCGTTCCATCCATGACAGCGTGCTGCAGGTTCTCGCCCACGTACGCCGCCGTGGGCTTGAAGCAGGCGGCGAAGCGGCGGAACTCGCGAAGCTGGCAGGGGAGCAGGAAATTGCGCTACGTGCGTTGGTGAGCAGCGAGCCGGGCCGTGCCGGAGACGGTGGCACGGCCGATCTTCGCTCGGCGTTGCAATTGCTCGCCACCACGTCGGTGCAGGTGTCCGCGCCGGCCGGCGCGGTCGACCTGCCGGCGCACCTGAGCGCGGAACTCGTCGCGGTCACCAGGGAAGCACTGTCCAATGTGGAGAAACATGCCGGTCCGGCGGCACGGGCCTGGGTCCTGCTGGAGGACCTCGGCGACGAGGTGGTGGTGAGCATCCGGGACGACGGATCGGGAATCGAGCCCGACCGGCTGGCGCGGGCCGCGGCCGAGGGCAGGCTCGGGGTGGCGAAGTCGATTCGCCGCCGGATGGCCGACCTCGGCGGGACCGCGCTGCTGGACAGCGCGCCCGGCCGGGGGACCGAGTGGGAAGTACGGGTGCGCAAGGACGGCGGGCGATGA
- a CDS encoding AI-2E family transporter, with translation MSQTGRERREPPFLSESTDVTSVVPKGLRVSAALSWRVVVVVAALWGILWLLGYLASVVVPVSIALLLSALLAPGVARLVKWRVPRGLATAIMLILAIVVLGGLLTFVITQFSSGLPQLQVQLTSSLNQIRDWVINTFHVRQEQIQHFLDQAIGFLQLNQSWITSTALTTASTVGEILTGFVLTLFVTIFFLAGGDGIWNFLVRGAPRQVRSRVNVAGRRGFASLVSYIRATTAVAVVDAVGIGIGLWAVGVPLVIPLATLVFLGAFIPIIGAVIAGGVAVLIALVTNGVIGAVIVLAIVIAVMQLESHILQPLLLGRAVKLHPLAVVLAIATGLVAAGIAGALLSVPLLAVLNAGIRSLLHESGVDPADVDALRGRVPDAPKDSPEEPEKPEKPEEDAKPAEEGK, from the coding sequence GTGAGCCAGACTGGGCGTGAACGGCGCGAGCCCCCGTTCCTCTCCGAATCGACCGACGTCACCAGCGTGGTCCCCAAGGGTCTCCGGGTGTCCGCCGCGCTGTCCTGGCGGGTCGTCGTGGTGGTCGCGGCACTCTGGGGGATCCTGTGGCTGCTCGGCTATCTGGCCTCGGTGGTGGTGCCGGTCTCCATCGCGCTGCTGCTGTCCGCGCTGCTGGCCCCCGGGGTGGCCCGGCTGGTGAAGTGGCGGGTACCGCGCGGGCTGGCCACCGCGATCATGCTGATTCTCGCGATCGTGGTGCTCGGCGGGCTGCTCACCTTCGTCATCACCCAGTTCTCCAGCGGGCTGCCGCAGCTGCAGGTGCAGCTGACCTCCAGCCTGAACCAGATCCGGGACTGGGTGATCAACACCTTCCACGTCCGCCAGGAGCAGATCCAGCACTTCCTCGACCAGGCCATCGGGTTCCTGCAGCTGAACCAGTCGTGGATCACCAGCACCGCGCTCACCACGGCCAGCACGGTCGGCGAGATCCTGACCGGGTTCGTGCTCACCCTGTTCGTCACGATCTTCTTCCTGGCCGGCGGCGACGGCATCTGGAACTTCCTGGTCCGCGGCGCGCCGCGGCAGGTGCGCTCGCGGGTGAACGTGGCCGGACGACGTGGGTTCGCCTCGCTGGTCAGCTACATCCGCGCGACGACCGCGGTGGCCGTGGTCGACGCGGTGGGCATCGGCATCGGGCTGTGGGCGGTCGGCGTGCCGCTGGTGATCCCACTCGCCACGCTGGTGTTCCTCGGTGCGTTCATCCCGATCATCGGCGCGGTGATCGCGGGTGGCGTGGCGGTGCTGATCGCACTGGTCACCAACGGCGTGATCGGCGCGGTGATCGTGCTGGCCATCGTGATCGCCGTGATGCAGCTGGAAAGCCACATCCTGCAGCCGCTGCTGCTCGGCCGCGCGGTCAAGCTGCACCCGCTCGCCGTGGTGCTGGCGATCGCCACCGGGCTGGTCGCGGCCGGGATCGCCGGCGCACTGCTCTCGGTGCCACTGCTGGCCGTGCTGAACGCCGGTATCCGCTCGCTGCTGCACGAATCCGGGGTCGATCCGGCGGACGTCGACGCCCTGCGCGGCAGGGTTCCGGACGCCCCCAAGGACTCCCCGGAGGAACCGGAGAAGCCCGAAAAGCCCGAGGAGGATGCGAAGCCCGCCGAAGAGGGGAAGTGA